From Amblyraja radiata isolate CabotCenter1 chromosome 21, sAmbRad1.1.pri, whole genome shotgun sequence, a single genomic window includes:
- the tcp11l2 gene encoding T-complex protein 11-like protein 2 isoform X1 produces MPFSNEKHSLNDESLNSDAESCERSDSVNSSSDYENARQSFSSDSSSKPSSPASSPPKMVSFDDLIETANGLSKLTLAHEIVMNSNFQMKSIDLPPQSLQRRVKEIVHRAFWDCLEAQLNKDPPEYDHALLLLGEIKEILLSFLIPGQNRLRNQISEVLDLDLIQQQAEHNAIDIHKLADYIITLMGKFCAPVRDDEVKKLKSLSEIVPLFREIFHVLDLMTMDMVNFTIQYIRPHVQQCSVDYERSKFQDFLNKQPNALDHTIQWLKESIAEVAALWPSEPSSSGTNGSSSLSLSPSSVLNNGYLKLLQWNYNSKPVPETLLTDQSRLQKLQQRLNEQRLVAYLMLIICNIGGATLSSLPDFCDKVKRVIMVLLEGMNDKNFNLEETLKTISVKVCSEISQALVECGYPELNNENQGNLTGQICNIKEEGNPVRTLMNNRIELYMKNMLSVENQQKSIPVPGGLEPIQAELEEIGSQYVCIVKYNRQVYGPFYSGILRKLLFSNLTTTGTTSSDSP; encoded by the exons ATGCCTTTCAGTAATGAGAAACATTCCTTGAATGATGAATCATTGAACAGTGATGCTGAATCTTGTGAGCGGTCAGATAGTGTCAATTCTTCCAGTGACTATGAAAATGCTCGACAAAGCTTCAGCAGTGATTCTTCCAGCAAGCCAAGCTCACCAGCCT CAAGCCCTCCTAAAATGGTTTCTTTTGATGATCTAATAGAAACTGCAAATGGATTGTCAAAATTGACTCTCGCTCATGAAATAGTTATGAACAGCAACTTTCAAATGAAATCAATTGATCTTCCTCCACAAAG TTTACAGAGGAGAGTAAAAGAAATAGTTCACAGAGCATTCTGGGATTGCTTGGAGGCTCagctgaacaaggacccccctgaATATGATCATGCCCTCTTGCTTTTGGGAGAAATTAAAGAG ATACTACTATCATTTTTGATACCTGGCCAAAATAGACTTCGAAACCAGATCTCTGAGGTCCTTGATTTGGATCTAATTCAACAACAGGCTGAACACAATGCTATTGATATTCATAAACTGGCTGACTATATAATCACACTAATGGGCAAGTTTTGCGCCCCAGTTCGGGATGATGAAGTCAAAAAATTAAAATCACTTTCAGAAATAGTGCCACTGTTCAG AGAGATATTTCATGTCCTTGATTTGATGACTATGGATATGGTcaacttcaccattcaatatatTCGGCCGCACGTCCAACAATGTTCTGTAGACTATGAACGAAGCAAATTTCAGGATTTTCTCAACAAACAGCCCA ATGCCCTTGATCACACAATTCAGTGGCTAAAGGAATCTATTGCCGAAGTTGCAGCATTGTGGCCCTCAGAGCCATCATCCTCTGGCACCAATGGAAGTTCCAGTCTTTCTCTGAGCCCATCTTCTGTATTAAACAATGGTTATTTGAAATTGTTGCAGTGGAACTACAACAGTAAGCCAGTACCTGAG ACTCTTTTGACTGATCAATCACGTCTCCAAAAACTCCAGCAAAGACTTAACGAGCAAAGACTTGTAGCGTATCTAATGCTGATCATCTGCAACATTGGGGGAGCAACTCTCTCAAGCCTACCAGACTTCTGTGACAAAGTAAAGCGAGTTATAATGGTCCTACTTGAAGGCATGAATGACAA AAATTTCAACTTAGAAGAAACACTTAAAACCATAAGTGTAAAGGTCTGTTCTGAGATAAGCCAAGCCTTAGTTGAATGTGGTTACCCTGAGCTTAATAATGAAAATCAAGGGAACCTCACAGGACAAATTTGCAACATAAAGGAGGAGGGAAATCCTGTCCGCACCTTAATGA ATAACCGGATTGAGCTATACATGAAAAACATGCTCAGTGTAGAGAATCAGCAGAAGTCTATACCTGTCCCGGGAGGTCTGGAACCCATTCAAGCTGAACTGGAAGAGATTGGATCCCAGTATGTCTGTATTGTTAAATACAACAGGCAGGTGTATGGGCCATTTTACTCAGGCATTCTGCGAAAATTACTGTTCAGTAATCTTACAACAACCGGCACAACGTCATCAGATTCTCCTTGA
- the tcp11l2 gene encoding T-complex protein 11-like protein 2 isoform X2, which produces MNSNFQMKSIDLPPQSLQRRVKEIVHRAFWDCLEAQLNKDPPEYDHALLLLGEIKEILLSFLIPGQNRLRNQISEVLDLDLIQQQAEHNAIDIHKLADYIITLMGKFCAPVRDDEVKKLKSLSEIVPLFREIFHVLDLMTMDMVNFTIQYIRPHVQQCSVDYERSKFQDFLNKQPNALDHTIQWLKESIAEVAALWPSEPSSSGTNGSSSLSLSPSSVLNNGYLKLLQWNYNSKPVPETLLTDQSRLQKLQQRLNEQRLVAYLMLIICNIGGATLSSLPDFCDKVKRVIMVLLEGMNDKNFNLEETLKTISVKVCSEISQALVECGYPELNNENQGNLTGQICNIKEEGNPVRTLMNNRIELYMKNMLSVENQQKSIPVPGGLEPIQAELEEIGSQYVCIVKYNRQVYGPFYSGILRKLLFSNLTTTGTTSSDSP; this is translated from the exons ATGAACAGCAACTTTCAAATGAAATCAATTGATCTTCCTCCACAAAG TTTACAGAGGAGAGTAAAAGAAATAGTTCACAGAGCATTCTGGGATTGCTTGGAGGCTCagctgaacaaggacccccctgaATATGATCATGCCCTCTTGCTTTTGGGAGAAATTAAAGAG ATACTACTATCATTTTTGATACCTGGCCAAAATAGACTTCGAAACCAGATCTCTGAGGTCCTTGATTTGGATCTAATTCAACAACAGGCTGAACACAATGCTATTGATATTCATAAACTGGCTGACTATATAATCACACTAATGGGCAAGTTTTGCGCCCCAGTTCGGGATGATGAAGTCAAAAAATTAAAATCACTTTCAGAAATAGTGCCACTGTTCAG AGAGATATTTCATGTCCTTGATTTGATGACTATGGATATGGTcaacttcaccattcaatatatTCGGCCGCACGTCCAACAATGTTCTGTAGACTATGAACGAAGCAAATTTCAGGATTTTCTCAACAAACAGCCCA ATGCCCTTGATCACACAATTCAGTGGCTAAAGGAATCTATTGCCGAAGTTGCAGCATTGTGGCCCTCAGAGCCATCATCCTCTGGCACCAATGGAAGTTCCAGTCTTTCTCTGAGCCCATCTTCTGTATTAAACAATGGTTATTTGAAATTGTTGCAGTGGAACTACAACAGTAAGCCAGTACCTGAG ACTCTTTTGACTGATCAATCACGTCTCCAAAAACTCCAGCAAAGACTTAACGAGCAAAGACTTGTAGCGTATCTAATGCTGATCATCTGCAACATTGGGGGAGCAACTCTCTCAAGCCTACCAGACTTCTGTGACAAAGTAAAGCGAGTTATAATGGTCCTACTTGAAGGCATGAATGACAA AAATTTCAACTTAGAAGAAACACTTAAAACCATAAGTGTAAAGGTCTGTTCTGAGATAAGCCAAGCCTTAGTTGAATGTGGTTACCCTGAGCTTAATAATGAAAATCAAGGGAACCTCACAGGACAAATTTGCAACATAAAGGAGGAGGGAAATCCTGTCCGCACCTTAATGA ATAACCGGATTGAGCTATACATGAAAAACATGCTCAGTGTAGAGAATCAGCAGAAGTCTATACCTGTCCCGGGAGGTCTGGAACCCATTCAAGCTGAACTGGAAGAGATTGGATCCCAGTATGTCTGTATTGTTAAATACAACAGGCAGGTGTATGGGCCATTTTACTCAGGCATTCTGCGAAAATTACTGTTCAGTAATCTTACAACAACCGGCACAACGTCATCAGATTCTCCTTGA